The proteins below are encoded in one region of Ferroplasma acidiphilum:
- a CDS encoding type II glyceraldehyde-3-phosphate dehydrogenase, translating into MIGVAINGYGTIGRRVAYGVSIQDDMYVTGIVKNSPDYVTKLASRDFNIYTPDMDKKREFEAHGIRVKGTLDDLLSESDIVVDGTPEGNGEKNLKLYRQYGIKAVLEGGEKSTVVESSFNSYSNYSSSLNKNYVRVVSCNTTALARSVSPLKEKFGVQEVNATIMRRATDPNDNKKGPINAIEPSMSYPSHHAEDLKTVMDGINVETSAVKVPTTLMHVHVINLELKSEPGIDEVISELSKKRRLILINDKEGVNSTAQVMDYARELSRNRSDLYEIAIWKGSINIYKNKVHYIQAVHQESDVIPENIDAIRAMFGMDPDLSRDKTDASLGIKGVEY; encoded by the coding sequence ATGATAGGAGTAGCTATTAATGGTTATGGCACAATAGGCAGGAGAGTGGCTTATGGGGTGTCCATACAGGATGACATGTACGTTACAGGCATTGTAAAGAATTCCCCTGATTATGTTACAAAACTTGCTTCCAGGGATTTTAATATTTATACTCCAGATATGGACAAGAAACGGGAATTTGAGGCACATGGAATAAGGGTGAAAGGCACACTGGATGATTTGCTTTCAGAATCGGATATTGTTGTTGATGGCACACCTGAAGGAAATGGAGAAAAAAATTTGAAGTTATACCGCCAGTATGGAATCAAGGCAGTCCTGGAAGGAGGCGAAAAAAGCACCGTTGTTGAATCAAGCTTTAATTCATATTCCAATTATTCCTCTTCATTAAACAAAAATTATGTCAGGGTTGTATCGTGCAATACCACAGCACTTGCGAGGTCTGTTTCTCCATTAAAGGAAAAGTTTGGAGTTCAGGAAGTAAACGCAACAATTATGCGCCGTGCTACAGACCCGAATGATAATAAAAAGGGGCCAATAAACGCAATAGAGCCTTCAATGTCATATCCATCACACCATGCTGAAGATTTAAAGACAGTTATGGATGGAATAAATGTAGAGACATCAGCTGTAAAGGTTCCAACAACACTTATGCATGTCCATGTTATAAACCTTGAATTAAAATCAGAACCCGGCATTGATGAAGTAATATCTGAATTGTCAAAGAAGAGGCGTTTAATTCTTATTAATGATAAGGAAGGGGTAAATTCCACAGCACAGGTTATGGATTATGCAAGAGAACTATCGAGAAATAGATCGGACCTCTACGAGATAGCCATCTGGAAAGGAAGTATAAATATTTATAAGAATAAAGTGCATTATATTCAGGCAGTGCATCAGGAAAGTGATGTCATACCGGAAAACATTGATGCTATCAGGGCTATGTTCGGTATGGATCCTGATCTGTCGAGGGATAAGACAGACGCTTCACTTGGCATAAAAGGAGTTGAATATTAA
- a CDS encoding RNA-guided endonuclease InsQ/TnpB family protein, with product MILTYKIKHGKDFSEELNKARLIAEFAIKTKSIISRDVKQFGLKSAISNQILRKYSRNSKAKDVHKIKLTVPHQGIKCNQIDRTINITPLKLTLNYYFRNDFDKISQIELDNKFAYVSINIPDNDLIEPNGYLGVDRNTTGHIAVAGNPETGKIIKLGKEAGHVHKKYKNMRKNLQKKGKYRKAKRIKNRESRIVKDINHKVARKIVQEAKDNGMGIKLEYLNGIRNAKSGRSFRYSLNSWSFYELKNMIEYKARLLGIPVAYVDPYNTSKEYSRCGQIGNRSGKSFKCNNCGHVDHADANASFNIALRPVFEEGIDQLYVDRDAYKGNTGIPEEATLGTMATLEPHML from the coding sequence ATGATATTAACATATAAAATTAAACATGGCAAAGATTTTTCTGAAGAATTAAACAAAGCCAGGCTAATAGCAGAGTTTGCCATTAAAACAAAATCCATTATATCCAGGGATGTAAAACAGTTCGGGTTAAAATCAGCCATTTCAAACCAGATATTAAGGAAATACTCCAGGAATTCAAAAGCAAAGGATGTACATAAAATAAAATTAACAGTGCCACATCAGGGAATAAAATGTAACCAGATAGATAGAACAATAAACATAACTCCTTTGAAGCTAACTTTAAACTATTATTTCAGGAATGATTTTGATAAAATAAGCCAGATTGAACTTGACAATAAATTTGCATATGTATCTATAAATATCCCTGATAATGATTTAATTGAACCCAATGGATACTTAGGTGTGGACAGGAATACAACAGGGCATATTGCTGTTGCTGGCAATCCTGAAACCGGGAAAATAATAAAGCTTGGAAAGGAAGCAGGGCATGTGCATAAGAAATATAAGAATATGAGGAAGAATCTGCAGAAGAAAGGGAAATACAGGAAAGCTAAGAGAATAAAGAACAGGGAAAGCAGAATAGTCAAAGATATTAACCATAAGGTAGCAAGAAAGATAGTGCAGGAAGCTAAGGATAATGGAATGGGAATAAAGCTCGAATATCTAAATGGAATAAGAAATGCAAAATCGGGCAGGAGTTTCAGGTATTCCCTGAATAGCTGGTCATTCTATGAGCTTAAAAATATGATAGAATATAAGGCCAGACTACTTGGAATACCTGTTGCCTATGTCGATCCATATAATACATCTAAAGAGTATAGCAGATGTGGACAGATAGGCAACCGTTCAGGAAAATCATTTAAGTGCAACAATTGCGGGCACGTTGATCATGCTGATGCCAATGCTTCGTTCAACATAGCATTGCGTCCAGTATTTGAGGAAGGCATAGATCAATTGTACGTAGACAGAGATGCGTACAAAGGGAACACTGGTATCCCTGAAGAGGCAACGTTAGGAACGATGGCGACCTTAGAACCCCACATGCTTTAG
- a CDS encoding NAD(P)-dependent oxidoreductase, with product MKVLAILPAFLDIENIKKSIDQIMPGLEIATNTEFEKNDADVVVITTFTPFGKKEMDKFPELKYIQVASTGYNNVDLKEVRRRKILLCNVPVANKDAVAEHVIGMSLALLKNFIPFDQQIKSGNWPLLTNSRELQGKTFGIIGMGAIGIKLVQKLIPFNVGIVYYDPRRLKPEDEELYGLTYLPLDELVKASDIISIHTPLSKETRSMFNESRFNLMKENSIFINSSRGEIVDEKALVKAIKEKNIYAAIDVFGVEPPDFSSELFHVDNVIFSPHIAGVTMESQERFITETIGNVIRYSQGIDPLYKVEDEL from the coding sequence ATGAAAGTTTTAGCTATCCTTCCAGCATTTCTGGATATTGAAAATATTAAAAAATCTATAGACCAGATAATGCCCGGCCTTGAGATCGCAACAAATACAGAATTTGAGAAAAATGATGCGGATGTTGTGGTGATTACAACATTTACCCCATTCGGAAAAAAGGAGATGGATAAATTCCCTGAGTTGAAATATATACAGGTTGCAAGTACTGGGTATAACAACGTTGACCTGAAGGAAGTAAGAAGGAGAAAAATACTTCTGTGCAACGTTCCAGTAGCCAATAAGGATGCTGTTGCAGAACATGTAATAGGCATGTCGCTTGCCCTGTTGAAGAATTTTATACCATTCGACCAGCAAATTAAGTCCGGAAACTGGCCATTATTAACAAACTCCAGGGAATTGCAGGGCAAAACATTTGGAATCATTGGAATGGGTGCTATAGGCATAAAACTGGTACAGAAATTAATACCATTCAATGTGGGAATAGTTTATTACGACCCAAGAAGGTTAAAGCCGGAGGATGAGGAACTTTACGGGTTGACGTACCTTCCACTGGACGAACTGGTCAAAGCTTCTGATATTATATCTATCCACACTCCCCTTTCTAAGGAAACCAGATCTATGTTCAATGAAAGCAGGTTTAACCTGATGAAAGAAAATTCCATTTTTATTAACTCTTCAAGGGGCGAAATAGTTGATGAGAAAGCCCTTGTAAAGGCTATAAAGGAAAAGAATATTTACGCTGCAATAGATGTGTTCGGTGTTGAGCCTCCGGATTTTTCCTCTGAACTATTCCATGTTGACAATGTTATTTTTTCACCACATATTGCCGGCGTAACTATGGAAAGCCAGGAAAGGTTTATCACAGAAACAATTGGAAATGTCATAAGGTATTCACAGGGCATTGACCCTCTGTATAAGGTAGAGGATGAACTATGA
- the tnpA gene encoding IS200/IS605 family transposase, translated as MVSERWTRSNKSVYNLGYHIIWCPKYRRNVLVNGIDVRLKELLNYKAQELKIEIKEMEVMPDHIHIFIKADPVLSPHYIIQQFKGYTSRILRQEFPVLKRKLPTLWTRSYYIESVGHISESVVRKYIEDQKKV; from the coding sequence ATGGTGTCAGAACGATGGACAAGAAGCAATAAATCAGTATATAATCTGGGATACCATATTATCTGGTGCCCGAAATACAGAAGAAATGTACTGGTAAATGGCATAGATGTAAGATTGAAGGAATTATTAAATTATAAGGCACAGGAATTAAAGATAGAAATTAAAGAAATGGAAGTTATGCCGGACCATATACACATATTTATAAAAGCAGATCCAGTATTGAGCCCGCATTATATTATTCAGCAATTCAAAGGATATACTTCCAGGATACTGAGGCAGGAATTTCCAGTATTGAAACGCAAGCTGCCAACACTATGGACAAGAAGCTATTATATAGAATCTGTAGGGCATATATCCGAGTCAGTAGTCAGGAAATATATAGAGGATCAGAAGAAAGTATGA
- the priS gene encoding DNA primase catalytic subunit PriS, with protein MASTGLMQYFREYYYKNHLGIPDMLFQREIGFIPFNGTMIRHKKFDSQNEIENFVRRAIPRHLYYSSSYYRFPDQHKMLEKEWLGAELIFDLDADHIEGADKMTYMEILAEVKKHTLRLLEMLMDDFGFEEKNIRLYFSGGRGYHVHVESDRIYTMDSDSRREIGDYIKIEGLNVEDLKLLDDSYFEYGILKKFNIYISNFYRNLDENYIKKVFPKSWWNYLEYLEKYYNGEKIRDFLSNEKGNKFKLLIKQNKSNENASIDYDRIMLGKILEDFKGNALAEIDEPVTTDIHRLIRFPYSLHGKTGLMVKPVAIDKLKTFNPLDEAIPDMFLKRDAKINLKIDKFSIEMNGQNYNIARGENSVPLYLAIFASAIDVADFI; from the coding sequence GTGGCAAGTACCGGATTAATGCAATATTTCAGGGAATATTATTATAAAAACCATCTTGGCATACCTGATATGCTATTCCAGAGGGAGATTGGCTTTATACCTTTTAACGGTACAATGATCAGGCATAAAAAATTCGATAGCCAGAACGAAATAGAAAATTTCGTGCGTAGAGCTATACCCAGGCATCTTTATTATTCATCTTCCTATTACCGGTTTCCTGACCAGCATAAAATGCTCGAAAAGGAATGGCTCGGTGCAGAACTGATATTTGACCTTGACGCAGACCATATTGAGGGAGCAGATAAAATGACCTATATGGAAATACTTGCGGAGGTAAAGAAGCATACTCTGAGGCTCCTGGAAATGCTTATGGATGATTTTGGATTCGAAGAGAAAAATATTCGCCTTTATTTCTCCGGAGGCAGGGGGTACCATGTCCATGTAGAAAGTGATAGGATATACACCATGGATTCTGATTCCAGAAGGGAAATCGGAGATTATATCAAAATTGAAGGATTGAATGTGGAGGATTTGAAGTTGCTAGACGATAGTTATTTTGAATATGGAATACTTAAAAAATTTAACATTTACATATCCAATTTTTACAGAAATCTGGATGAAAATTACATAAAAAAAGTATTCCCGAAATCCTGGTGGAATTATTTAGAGTATCTGGAAAAATATTACAATGGGGAAAAAATCAGGGATTTCCTCAGCAATGAAAAAGGAAATAAATTTAAGTTGTTGATAAAGCAGAATAAAAGCAATGAAAACGCTTCAATAGATTATGACAGGATAATGCTTGGCAAAATTCTTGAAGATTTTAAAGGTAATGCGCTGGCAGAGATTGATGAACCTGTCACCACAGATATCCACCGCCTTATAAGGTTCCCCTATAGCCTCCATGGAAAAACAGGACTCATGGTTAAACCGGTAGCTATAGATAAATTAAAAACTTTTAACCCGCTTGATGAGGCTATTCCAGATATGTTTCTGAAAAGGGATGCAAAAATTAATTTAAAGATAGATAAATTTTCCATAGAAATGAATGGGCAAAATTATAATATAGCCAGGGGGGAAAACTCTGTTCCATTATACCTTGCTATATTCGCCAGCGCCATAGATGTTGCAGATTTTATTTAG
- the smc gene encoding chromosome segregation protein SMC, with translation MIVDSIEMENFKSYGDKQSIKINKGFTVIIGPNGSGKSNIGDSMLFVLGIRANKTVRVDKLEDFIHKTDPPKKHCYVVLNVISNENNRYSIKRELVYNHGEYKSNYYINDKRASRTDVLKLIDSFHIYLDAYSFVLQGDINNLVKMTGTEKRKLFESIAGIESYKERIESAQNDINGLNENLNSMDAVLLEIKSMLDTLEVDRENALKYNKLNKEVNELKFFLKVKDRDRINQELAMYNGNIEKSQSDIDNLENENKNLSIQRDEAINRIKEIEDKLDAMGGQEVKGIRKRIEELNIGIAELKTKIGSTGESKTNSEARLKTSREAYNFNREQLENKLKEKKNYESYLKGTENSIAKINRELEKFRQENYENSKLTREINDRLAAIDVEMQQANDQIINDYDIRTIEQELSGFSRENTMNEEKIKEESIKVKDLKWKIDNLKKNIKEYSEEINEVNKKFLTVRNKLNELVTMKSNNDVEIRNKEKELRGLNYRGTASPALREINSMMETESGIHGPLGKLIEYEDKYANAVIVAAGGRLNSIVVDNDSVAQMCIQAIKAKKLGRLTFIPLNKIATSPDRQKAAELINSGNAIDFVRNLITCDPAFEKAIKYAFGDTVLMDTLENARKHMTGVRIVTLDGDVLDPSGAMTGGSIKNDEILANRITKAIAELEEQNEILKSEISFKEKENSEISSKLADLTRKRDISTSNINNYETQLQESENSIEAAKTRIEEIKLKIKDAEDRKSNFEFKKNEVKMQLFTLDKERKELFKKLKELAPENVEIEKQMEEELGNEMKSRENYSSKLAQIETEFKHFTEKSQELEEKITGLENEITKFTGMVAEFKNKVEAMEKELEENRAKENEIDSRSRELYTEKNQVSTARDKLFENIRKNDDLISNKKAIIAGLKTKIENLAFQLETINYEIENTGMEYIEFNMSISEVKQKIDENSREIEKLGAVNMKAIEQYDMELNKYNSTEEKYKTLLSEKNDLIDLQNQIIEDEKRIFLELFDTINSQFQKIYARLSEGGEANLEITSRDDPLNSEVYIKVKPRGKHMIKIDALSGGEKSVAVLALILSFQIKNPSPIYYLDEVDMFLDGHNAEHVGELFMENSKTSQVVMVSLKGAVTKFADNLIAVTTDKHGNTKIIQKRIGEGIGKG, from the coding sequence ATGATCGTAGACTCTATTGAAATGGAAAACTTCAAATCTTATGGAGACAAACAATCAATTAAAATTAACAAAGGGTTCACGGTAATTATTGGCCCGAACGGTTCCGGCAAAAGCAATATTGGCGACAGCATGCTCTTTGTTCTTGGCATCAGGGCAAACAAAACTGTCAGGGTAGATAAACTTGAGGATTTTATCCACAAAACCGATCCTCCAAAAAAACATTGTTACGTTGTATTAAACGTTATATCCAACGAAAATAACAGGTATTCCATAAAAAGGGAGCTTGTATACAACCATGGCGAATACAAATCCAATTATTATATAAATGATAAACGTGCGAGCAGGACTGATGTATTGAAGCTTATAGATAGCTTCCATATATATCTTGACGCCTACAGCTTCGTTCTCCAGGGCGATATAAACAACCTTGTAAAAATGACAGGAACCGAAAAAAGGAAGCTTTTTGAATCCATTGCAGGGATAGAAAGTTATAAGGAAAGAATTGAAAGTGCGCAGAATGATATAAATGGGCTGAATGAAAACCTCAATAGCATGGATGCTGTGCTTTTAGAAATAAAAAGTATGCTTGATACCCTGGAAGTAGATAGGGAAAACGCCTTAAAATACAATAAGCTCAATAAAGAAGTTAACGAATTAAAATTCTTCCTTAAAGTAAAGGACCGGGACAGGATAAACCAGGAACTTGCCATGTATAACGGGAATATAGAGAAAAGCCAATCAGACATAGATAATCTGGAAAATGAGAATAAAAACCTGTCCATACAGAGGGATGAAGCCATTAACAGGATAAAGGAAATAGAAGATAAATTGGATGCAATGGGTGGGCAGGAAGTTAAAGGCATTAGAAAAAGGATAGAAGAATTGAATATTGGAATTGCAGAGTTAAAAACAAAGATAGGCAGCACTGGTGAATCAAAGACAAATTCAGAAGCACGGTTAAAAACTTCCCGTGAGGCCTATAACTTCAACAGGGAACAGCTGGAAAATAAACTCAAAGAGAAGAAAAACTATGAGTCTTACCTTAAGGGAACAGAGAATTCCATAGCTAAAATTAACAGGGAACTGGAAAAATTCCGGCAGGAAAATTACGAAAACTCAAAATTGACAAGGGAAATTAACGACAGGCTCGCAGCAATCGATGTAGAAATGCAGCAGGCAAATGACCAGATTATCAATGATTACGACATCAGAACTATAGAACAGGAATTGTCAGGATTTTCCAGGGAAAATACCATGAACGAGGAAAAAATAAAGGAAGAATCCATAAAAGTAAAGGATTTAAAATGGAAAATAGATAACCTGAAAAAAAATATTAAAGAGTATAGTGAAGAAATCAATGAAGTAAATAAAAAATTTCTTACCGTGAGGAACAAGCTTAATGAACTCGTAACAATGAAAAGCAACAACGACGTGGAAATCAGGAATAAGGAGAAAGAACTCCGTGGCCTTAACTATAGAGGCACAGCTAGCCCGGCATTAAGGGAAATAAACAGTATGATGGAAACGGAAAGTGGAATTCACGGGCCACTGGGAAAACTCATAGAATATGAGGACAAATATGCAAATGCTGTGATTGTGGCTGCAGGAGGCAGATTGAATTCCATAGTTGTTGATAATGATTCTGTGGCACAGATGTGCATACAGGCAATAAAAGCAAAGAAATTGGGGCGGTTGACATTCATACCTCTGAATAAGATTGCCACTTCACCGGACAGGCAAAAGGCAGCAGAATTAATAAATTCAGGCAATGCTATTGATTTTGTCAGAAATCTTATAACCTGCGACCCTGCATTTGAAAAAGCCATTAAATACGCATTCGGTGACACCGTACTTATGGATACACTGGAAAATGCAAGGAAGCATATGACCGGAGTACGTATAGTAACGCTGGATGGGGATGTTCTGGACCCTTCCGGAGCAATGACAGGCGGATCAATTAAAAATGATGAAATTCTGGCAAACCGTATAACGAAAGCCATAGCTGAACTGGAGGAACAGAATGAAATACTGAAAAGTGAGATAAGCTTCAAGGAAAAAGAAAACTCGGAAATATCCTCCAAACTGGCTGACCTTACAAGGAAGCGGGATATTTCAACCAGCAATATTAATAATTACGAAACCCAGCTGCAGGAATCTGAGAACTCCATAGAGGCAGCGAAAACAAGGATTGAAGAAATTAAATTGAAAATAAAGGATGCAGAAGATAGAAAAAGCAATTTTGAGTTCAAGAAAAATGAAGTAAAGATGCAGCTATTTACCCTGGATAAGGAACGTAAAGAGCTATTTAAAAAATTAAAGGAACTGGCCCCAGAAAATGTGGAGATAGAAAAACAGATGGAAGAGGAACTGGGCAATGAAATGAAAAGCAGGGAAAATTATTCCAGTAAACTTGCACAGATTGAAACTGAATTTAAACACTTCACAGAAAAAAGCCAGGAGCTGGAGGAAAAAATAACCGGGCTTGAAAATGAAATAACAAAATTTACCGGCATGGTAGCTGAATTCAAAAATAAAGTCGAAGCAATGGAAAAAGAGCTTGAGGAAAACCGTGCAAAAGAAAATGAAATAGATTCCCGTTCAAGGGAGCTTTATACCGAAAAAAACCAGGTTTCCACTGCCAGGGACAAATTATTTGAAAATATAAGGAAGAATGATGATCTAATAAGCAATAAAAAAGCCATTATAGCAGGCCTTAAAACAAAAATAGAAAATCTGGCATTCCAGCTTGAAACAATAAATTACGAGATAGAAAATACAGGCATGGAATACATAGAGTTCAACATGAGCATATCCGAGGTGAAGCAAAAAATAGATGAAAACAGCCGGGAAATCGAAAAGTTGGGGGCGGTAAATATGAAAGCAATTGAACAGTATGACATGGAACTCAATAAGTACAATAGCACAGAGGAAAAATACAAAACCCTGCTTTCAGAGAAAAATGACCTTATAGACCTGCAGAATCAGATCATAGAAGACGAAAAGAGAATATTCCTCGAATTATTTGATACTATTAATTCCCAGTTTCAGAAAATTTATGCAAGGTTATCAGAAGGAGGAGAGGCAAACCTGGAAATCACCAGCAGGGATGACCCGTTGAATTCTGAAGTTTATATAAAGGTAAAGCCCAGGGGAAAACACATGATAAAAATAGACGCACTTAGCGGTGGTGAAAAAAGTGTGGCTGTACTGGCATTGATACTTTCATTCCAGATAAAAAATCCATCGCCCATATACTATCTTGATGAGGTTGATATGTTCCTTGACGGGCATAATGCCGAACATGTGGGCGAATTATTTATGGAGAATTCCAAAACTTCACAGGTGGTGATGGTTTCCCTGAAGGGTGCGGTAACGAAATTTGCGGATAACCTGATTGCTGTAACCACAGATAAGCATGGAAATACAAAAATAATACAGAAACGTATAGGTGAGGGGATTGGAAAGGGATGA
- the radA gene encoding DNA repair and recombination protein RadA, with product MAKEKKIDDELDSELENKKLTIEDLPGVGEATAEKLRENGYDDIMAIAVASPKDLADISGIAEGAAVKIINAARKYADVGNFETGEEILKRRKEVRKLSTGAQGLDNLIGGGLETQSITEFFGEFGSGKTQIMLQLAVNATMPEEQGGLNSDVLIIDTENTFRPERVIQMAKAKNLDPDETLKRIHVARAYNAHHQILLAEKASDIAKEFPIKLLIVDSLTSHFRSEYVGRGSLAERQQLLNKHMHDLLKFGTIFNAVIAVTNQVSANPAVFFGDPMTPIGGNIVGHTATFRLYLRKAKAGKRIARLIDSPYLPEGEAVITLTEDGIIDGT from the coding sequence ATGGCAAAAGAAAAAAAAATAGATGATGAATTGGACAGCGAACTTGAAAATAAGAAACTTACGATAGAAGATTTACCCGGTGTTGGGGAGGCAACAGCTGAAAAGCTAAGGGAAAACGGATACGACGATATTATGGCTATTGCAGTTGCGTCGCCTAAGGACCTTGCTGATATCAGTGGCATAGCCGAAGGTGCAGCTGTAAAAATAATTAATGCAGCCAGAAAATATGCTGATGTTGGCAATTTTGAAACAGGGGAAGAAATTCTGAAGAGAAGAAAAGAAGTAAGAAAACTTAGTACTGGTGCACAGGGGCTTGACAATCTTATTGGCGGTGGCCTGGAAACACAATCCATAACAGAGTTTTTCGGTGAATTCGGTTCCGGCAAAACACAGATAATGCTCCAGCTTGCAGTAAATGCAACAATGCCCGAGGAACAGGGAGGGCTTAACTCGGATGTGCTCATTATAGATACAGAAAATACATTCAGGCCTGAAAGGGTAATCCAGATGGCAAAAGCAAAGAATCTTGATCCGGATGAGACACTTAAAAGAATACATGTTGCAAGGGCATATAATGCACATCACCAGATACTCCTGGCTGAGAAGGCATCCGATATAGCAAAGGAGTTTCCAATAAAACTATTGATAGTGGATTCATTGACCTCCCATTTCCGTTCAGAATATGTTGGCAGGGGATCACTTGCAGAGAGGCAACAGTTGTTGAATAAGCATATGCATGATCTGTTGAAATTTGGAACAATATTCAATGCTGTTATAGCTGTTACGAACCAGGTATCTGCAAATCCTGCAGTCTTCTTCGGGGACCCTATGACTCCAATAGGAGGGAATATTGTAGGGCATACCGCAACTTTCAGGCTCTATCTCAGAAAAGCCAAAGCAGGAAAAAGAATAGCAAGGCTGATTGATTCGCCTTACCTGCCTGAGGGAGAAGCTGTAATTACCCTCACTGAGGATGGAATAATAGATGGCACTTAA